The Odocoileus virginianus isolate 20LAN1187 ecotype Illinois chromosome 27, Ovbor_1.2, whole genome shotgun sequence genome has a window encoding:
- the LOC139031547 gene encoding olfactory receptor 12D1-like translates to MLNQSSVTEFLLLGVTDIQVLKPVLFVIFLAIYIVNVAVNGVILMVVISDSRLHSPMYFFLGNLSCLDICFSTVTLPKMLENFLSTHKAISFLGCISQLHFFHFLGSTEAMLLAVMAFDHFVAICKPLHYTVIMNHQVCTQVAVTVWIIGFFHALLHSVMTSRINFCGSNRIHHFFCDVKPLLELACGNTDLSEWLLHSVTGTIAMGPFSLTLLSYFYIIICLFFKTHSCSMLHKALSTCASHFMVVVLFYAPVVFIYIRPASGSSVDQERIIAIMYSVVTPALNPLIYTLRNKEVEGALRRVIRRRL, encoded by the coding sequence ATGCTGAATCAGTCTTCAGTCACTGAATTTCTCCTCCTGGGAGTGACAGACATCCAAGTACTGAAGCCTGTTCTCTTCGTGATTTTCCTTGCAATTTACATTGTCAATGTGGCTGTGAATGGAGTCATCCTGATGGTTGTCATCTCTGATTCAAGACTCCATTCtcctatgtattttttcctgggaaacTTGTCATGTCTAGATATCTGCTTCTCCACAGTGACTCTGCCAAAGATGCTGGAGAACTTCCTCTCTACACACAAAGCAATTTCTTTCTTGGGATGCATAAGTCAGCTTCATTTCTTCCACTTCCTGGGCAGCACAGAGGCCATGTTGTTGGCTGTGATGGCCTTTGACCACTTTGTGGCTATCTGCAAACCACTTCATTACACTGTTATCATGAATCATCAGGTCTGTACCCAGGTGGCTGTCACTGTCTGGATCATTGGTTTTTTCCATGCCCTGCTGCACTCAGTAATGACCTCTCGCATAAACTTCTGTGGTTCTAACCGTATCCATCACTTCTTCTGTGATGTTAAGCCATTACTGGAGCTGGCCTGTGGGAACACTGACCTCAGTGAGTGGCTACTTCATTCTGTGACAGGGACCATTGCCATGGGCCCATTCTCTCTAACCCTTCTCTCCTATTTCTATattattatctgtcttttcttCAAGACCCATTCTTGCAGCATGCTTCATAAAGCACTGTCCACGTGTGCCTCCCACTTCATGGTAGTTGTTCTTTTCTATGCTCctgttgttttcatttacattcGTCCTGCCTCAGGTAGCTCCGTGGACCAAGAACGGATCATCGCCATTATGTACAGTGTGGTCACTCCTGCCCTAAATCCACTGATCTATACTTTGAGGAACAAGGAAGTAGAGGGGGCTTTGAGGAGGGTGATCAGAAGGAGACTCTGA
- the LOC110133247 gene encoding olfactory receptor 1M1-like: protein MNCSKNPDFVLSGLSSDPDKPQLLFGLLLALYLLGLSGNSLLLLAIGADLHLHTPMYFFLSQLSLVDLCFTTTTAPKMLETLWTSNGSISFSECLTQLYFFAVFADMDNLLLTAMAIDRYAAICHPLHYPLLMTPCRCGLLVGGSWGVAHSISLVHALLLSQLSFYTNQEIPHFFCDFGPLLRFSCSDTHLNEELVMVLTGLLGISPLLCIISSYAHIFLAVARVPSAQGKKKALATCSSHLSMVILFYSSVFATYLKSPSASHASGELGAAIMYTLVTPTLNPFIYSLRNKEVKRSLQRILGIESPWH, encoded by the coding sequence ATGAACTGCAGCAAGAACCCTGACTTTGTCCTCTCGGGGCTCTCCAGTGACCCAGACAAACCGCAGCTCCTCTTTGGGCTCCTCCTGGCCCTCTACTTGCTGGGTCTCTCAGGAAACTCGCTACTGCTGCTGGCTATCGGAGCTGAcctccacctccacacccccatgtacttcttcctcagccaGCTCTCCCTGGTCGACCTCTGCTTCACTACCACCACAGCCCCCAAGATGCTGGAGACTTTGTGGACTAGCAATGGATCTATCTCCTTCTCTGAGTGCCTGACCCAGTTATATTTCTTCGCAGTTTTTGCTGATATGGACAACCTGCTTTTGACTGCCATGGCTATCGACCGCTACGCTGCCATCTGCCATCCTCTGCACTACCCACTCCTGATGACTCCTTGCAGATGTGGGCTGCTGGTGGGTGGGTCATGGGGCGTGGCCCACTCTATCTCTCTTGTCCATGCCCTGTTGCTATCCCAGCTCTCATTCTACACTAATCAAGAAATTCCCCACTTTTTCTGTGATTTCGGACCACTCTTAAGGTTTTCCTGCTCTGATACCCACCTCAATGAGGAGCTGGTGATGGTTCTGACAGGACTCTTAGGAATCAGCCCTCTCCTCTGCATCATAAGCTCCTATGCCCATATTTTCCTTGCTGTGGCTCGGGTCCCATCAGCACAGGGCAAAAAGAAAGCCCTGGCCACATGCAGCTCCCATCTCTCCATGGTCATCCTCTTCTACAGCTCGGTCTTTGCCACCTACCTGAAGTCCCCGTCAGCTTCCCATGCCTCTGGGGAGCTGGGTGCTGCTATCATGTACACCCTGGTAACCCCCACTCTCAATCCTTTCATTTATAGTCTAAGAAATAAGGAAGTGAAGAGATCCCTGCAAAGGATTCTGGGCATAGAGAGTCCATGGCATTAG